A single window of Nicotiana sylvestris chromosome 5, ASM39365v2, whole genome shotgun sequence DNA harbors:
- the LOC104226625 gene encoding uncharacterized protein isoform X1 has translation MTIATIFPNRLSLILLLLPLIFTAIFRSVNATCQLSFEQNNKLYNYSLTTPIRNFPHGILSEDGFYKVAANGTVLWFQLCDAMIFNHDPPTCIDCKDCGGNSRCGMGCSALVANTVGGYPVCTTLGYSSSTIFELIDKKDPLKGITAKMSYRGPKLNCSLAVSIVCDTNGVQVPRTLELVGTCDYATQIHHPSGCAMIISSHGQGMGWFGTMMIIILCLFGVYLLGGAAYRYFSLGIRGIDIIPNLEFWASLPHTLQSMFLSLVRRFRGPSHGHRSSYSPVNF, from the exons ATGACAATTGCTACGATTTTCCCAAATCGCCTTTCACTcattctgcttcttcttccactGATCTTCACCGCCATCTTCCGTTCGGTCAATGCAACGTGCCAGCTCAGTTTTGAGCAGAATAATAAGCTTTATAATTATAGCTTAACAACCCCAATTCGTAATTTCCCTCATGGCATCCTCAGTGAAGATGG GTTCTACAAGGTGGCTGCAAATGGGACTGTGCTATGGTTTCAG CTTTGTGATGCAATGATTTTCAACCATGATCCTCCTACCTGTATTGACTGTAAG GACTGTGGTGGTAATTCTCGTTGTGGAATGGGTTGTAGTGCCCTCGTGGCTAACACTGTTGGAG GTTATCCAGTGTGCACTACTCTTGGATATTCATCAAGCACAATCTTTGAACTCATTG ATAAAAAGGATCCACTCAAAGGCATCACAGCTAAAATGTCCTACAGAGGGCCGAAGCTCAACTGTTCACTTGCTGTGTCTATCGTATGTGATACAAATGGAGTTCAA GTTCCTCGGACACTTGAATTAGTTGGGACTTGTGATTAT GCTACACAAATACATCACCCCTCTGGCTGCGCAATGATTATATCCTCTCACGGTCAAGGAATGGGCTGGTTTGGTACCATGATGATCAT AATCCTATGCCTCTTTGGAGTTTACTTGCTAGGTGGTGCAGCCTATCGGTACTTCTCTTTGGGCATTCGTGGGATAGAC ATAATTCCAAACTTGGAGTTTTGGGCGAGCTTGCCACATACGTTACAG AGTATGTTTTTATCATTGGTGCGGAGATTTAGAGGACCTTCTCATGGTCACAGGAGTTCGTATTCTCCTGTCAATTTTTGA
- the LOC104226625 gene encoding uncharacterized protein isoform X2 has protein sequence MVSGWLHQLCDAMIFNHDPPTCIDCKDCGGNSRCGMGCSALVANTVGGYPVCTTLGYSSSTIFELIDKKDPLKGITAKMSYRGPKLNCSLAVSIVCDTNGVQVPRTLELVGTCDYATQIHHPSGCAMIISSHGQGMGWFGTMMIIILCLFGVYLLGGAAYRYFSLGIRGIDIIPNLEFWASLPHTLQSMFLSLVRRFRGPSHGHRSSYSPVNF, from the exons ATGGTTTCAGGTTGGCTGCATCAG CTTTGTGATGCAATGATTTTCAACCATGATCCTCCTACCTGTATTGACTGTAAG GACTGTGGTGGTAATTCTCGTTGTGGAATGGGTTGTAGTGCCCTCGTGGCTAACACTGTTGGAG GTTATCCAGTGTGCACTACTCTTGGATATTCATCAAGCACAATCTTTGAACTCATTG ATAAAAAGGATCCACTCAAAGGCATCACAGCTAAAATGTCCTACAGAGGGCCGAAGCTCAACTGTTCACTTGCTGTGTCTATCGTATGTGATACAAATGGAGTTCAA GTTCCTCGGACACTTGAATTAGTTGGGACTTGTGATTAT GCTACACAAATACATCACCCCTCTGGCTGCGCAATGATTATATCCTCTCACGGTCAAGGAATGGGCTGGTTTGGTACCATGATGATCAT AATCCTATGCCTCTTTGGAGTTTACTTGCTAGGTGGTGCAGCCTATCGGTACTTCTCTTTGGGCATTCGTGGGATAGAC ATAATTCCAAACTTGGAGTTTTGGGCGAGCTTGCCACATACGTTACAG AGTATGTTTTTATCATTGGTGCGGAGATTTAGAGGACCTTCTCATGGTCACAGGAGTTCGTATTCTCCTGTCAATTTTTGA